From a single Mesorhizobium shangrilense genomic region:
- a CDS encoding aldehyde dehydrogenase family protein, whose translation MRSIDKIYINGAFVAPHGEETADLFNPATEMKIGQVRLGDATDADAAVAAAKQAFPAFSRTTKAERIAFLKRLHAAVSARADELARVMVEEYGAPRYFVGFSVANAASVFLDMVETLEAYDFTRTIGRAEVEMRPHGVVVAITPWNSNYGFICTKLAMAIAAGCTIVLKPSEMSAIQTQVLTECLHAAGLPAGVFNIVNGRGDVVGATLSSHPDVAKISFTGSTGVGRSILLAAAQTMKRVTLELGGKGPNVILEDADLDAAIPTALMSGFMNSGQACIAGTRILAPESRLPEILERLKTAVAAIKAGDPNEPGVQIGPMVSQKQYERVQGYIRLGLEEGADLLAGGEGRPAGLERGWFVQPTIFSGVTNQMRIAREEIFGPVLCVIPYRDEAEAVAIANDTSYGLQAYVLSSDADRARAFADQLDSGRVVINGAPHEPLAPFGGFKQSGIGREYGVFGLEAYLEPRAVLA comes from the coding sequence ATGCGCAGCATCGACAAAATCTACATCAACGGCGCCTTTGTCGCGCCACACGGCGAGGAAACCGCCGACCTCTTCAATCCCGCCACAGAAATGAAGATCGGCCAGGTGCGACTGGGCGACGCGACTGATGCCGACGCCGCTGTCGCTGCGGCCAAACAGGCATTCCCGGCCTTCTCGCGGACGACCAAGGCCGAACGCATCGCTTTCCTCAAGCGCCTGCACGCAGCGGTCTCGGCGCGGGCCGACGAACTGGCCCGCGTGATGGTCGAGGAATATGGTGCGCCGCGGTATTTCGTCGGCTTCTCGGTCGCCAATGCGGCATCAGTCTTTCTGGACATGGTCGAGACACTGGAGGCCTACGACTTTACCCGGACCATCGGCCGGGCCGAGGTGGAGATGCGACCGCATGGGGTTGTCGTGGCGATCACGCCCTGGAACAGCAATTACGGTTTCATTTGCACGAAGCTGGCCATGGCGATCGCCGCCGGTTGCACCATCGTGCTCAAGCCCAGCGAGATGAGTGCCATCCAGACCCAGGTGCTGACCGAATGCCTGCATGCGGCGGGTTTGCCGGCGGGGGTGTTCAATATCGTCAATGGCCGCGGAGACGTGGTCGGCGCGACGCTGAGTTCGCACCCGGACGTCGCCAAGATCAGCTTCACCGGCTCCACGGGCGTCGGCCGCTCGATCCTGCTGGCCGCCGCCCAGACCATGAAGCGCGTGACGCTGGAACTGGGCGGCAAGGGGCCGAACGTCATTCTGGAAGACGCCGACCTCGACGCCGCCATCCCGACGGCGCTGATGTCCGGCTTCATGAACAGCGGCCAGGCCTGCATCGCCGGCACGCGTATTCTGGCCCCCGAAAGTCGACTGCCGGAGATCCTGGAGCGACTGAAGACCGCCGTGGCGGCCATCAAGGCAGGTGATCCAAACGAGCCGGGCGTTCAGATCGGACCCATGGTCAGCCAGAAGCAGTATGAGCGCGTGCAGGGCTACATCCGGTTGGGCCTGGAAGAGGGCGCCGATCTGTTGGCCGGCGGCGAGGGGCGCCCGGCGGGCCTGGAGCGTGGCTGGTTCGTGCAGCCGACTATCTTCAGCGGCGTTACCAACCAGATGCGTATCGCCCGCGAGGAGATTTTTGGGCCCGTGCTCTGCGTAATCCCTTATCGGGATGAGGCTGAGGCCGTCGCCATCGCCAATGACACGAGCTATGGGCTGCAGGCCTATGTGCTGTCGTCCGATGCCGACCGCGCACGCGCCTTCGCCGACCAGCTCGATTCAGGTCGCGTCGTCATCAATGGCGCGCCTCACGAACCATTGGCACCATTCGGCGGGTTCAAGCAGTCGGGCATCGGTCGCGAATATGGCGTCTTCGGACTGGAAGCCTATCTCGAGCCTCGAGCCGTGCTCGCCTGA
- a CDS encoding LysR family transcriptional regulator has translation MTRGSLIELEAVMAVASRGGFRAAARELGMSSSALSQSIAALETRLGVRLFNRTTRSVSLSAAGEQFIAEVGPALSAIRNAMEGVDGHRSEPVGTLRLNTSLGAARMILAPLVLEYLRRYPRMQVEVTTEGALVDVIGQGFDAGVRIAEMIPPDMIAIPISRQTRSVIVGSPSYFEQRPRPLTPNDLMRHACIRARMASGSLYRWEFERRGESLALDVPGSLTLDESDLMLRAAREGAGLAYISEWSVAEDIAAGRLIQVLDDWTPPYPGLNLYYPGRRHQPAKLRAFIELIRDTRAAT, from the coding sequence ATGACACGTGGCAGCCTGATTGAACTCGAAGCTGTAATGGCCGTCGCCAGCCGCGGCGGTTTTCGGGCTGCGGCGCGCGAATTGGGCATGTCTTCCTCGGCGCTCAGCCAGTCGATCGCGGCGCTCGAGACCCGCCTTGGCGTGCGTCTGTTCAATCGCACCACCCGCAGTGTGTCTCTGTCGGCGGCCGGCGAGCAGTTCATCGCCGAAGTGGGGCCTGCCCTGTCGGCGATCCGCAACGCCATGGAAGGCGTTGACGGACACCGCTCCGAGCCTGTCGGTACGTTGCGCCTCAACACCTCGCTCGGCGCGGCACGGATGATCCTGGCGCCGCTGGTGCTGGAATACCTGCGCCGCTACCCGCGGATGCAGGTTGAAGTGACCACCGAAGGCGCGCTGGTGGATGTGATCGGCCAGGGTTTCGACGCTGGCGTGCGGATCGCCGAAATGATCCCGCCCGACATGATCGCGATACCGATCAGCCGGCAGACGCGTTCGGTCATCGTCGGCTCTCCCTCCTATTTTGAACAGCGTCCCCGCCCCCTGACGCCAAACGACCTGATGAGGCACGCTTGCATCCGTGCCCGCATGGCCAGCGGATCGCTCTACCGGTGGGAGTTCGAAAGAAGGGGAGAAAGTCTGGCCCTGGACGTTCCGGGCTCCCTCACCCTGGATGAAAGCGACCTGATGTTGCGCGCCGCGCGGGAGGGCGCCGGCCTGGCCTATATCTCCGAATGGTCGGTCGCCGAGGACATCGCGGCAGGACGTCTCATTCAGGTGCTGGACGACTGGACGCCGCCATATCCCGGTCTCAACCTCTATTATCCCGGACGACGTCACCAGCCGGCGAAATTGCGAGCGTTCATCGAACTCATCCGGGACACTCGTGCCGCGACATAG
- a CDS encoding LysR family transcriptional regulator produces the protein MDRFDAMRVFIRIVERRSFTKAADDLGLPRSSVTDAVKGLEARLGVRLLQRTTRQVSPTLDGEAYYQRCVSLVADLEDAEGAFVGAKPSGLVRVDMHGTQARYFLLPGLPRFRAMYPDIRLHISEMHQPLDMIREGFDCLLRAGELSDSPLIRRRLATLERGTFASPDYLDRFGTPQTPDDLEGHEMVGLMSPDSPDIIPLVLSVGAKTRQFTLPANVTVTGPETNVASACLGLGLIQVPRYRVVSELASGALVEVLADFPPSPLPVHVLYSHTRQLSPRLRVFIDWMAEQFRERTSRAE, from the coding sequence ATGGATCGCTTCGATGCCATGCGCGTCTTCATCCGCATCGTCGAGCGGCGCAGCTTTACCAAGGCCGCCGACGATCTCGGCCTGCCGCGTTCATCCGTCACCGATGCGGTGAAGGGCCTGGAGGCGCGGCTGGGCGTGCGGCTGCTGCAGCGCACGACACGCCAGGTCAGCCCAACTCTGGATGGCGAAGCCTACTATCAACGCTGCGTCAGCCTGGTCGCCGACCTGGAAGACGCCGAGGGCGCCTTCGTCGGCGCCAAGCCTTCGGGACTGGTCCGTGTCGACATGCACGGCACCCAAGCGCGCTATTTCCTGTTGCCGGGCCTGCCGCGCTTTCGCGCGATGTACCCCGACATTCGCTTGCACATCAGCGAGATGCACCAGCCGCTGGACATGATCCGTGAAGGGTTCGACTGCCTGCTGCGCGCCGGCGAACTGTCGGACAGCCCATTGATACGGCGACGTCTGGCGACGCTGGAAAGAGGCACCTTCGCCAGCCCTGACTACCTCGACCGCTTTGGCACGCCGCAAACGCCAGACGATCTGGAGGGGCACGAAATGGTCGGGCTGATGTCGCCGGACTCCCCCGACATCATACCTCTCGTCCTCAGCGTCGGCGCAAAGACCCGCCAGTTCACCCTACCCGCCAATGTGACCGTGACCGGCCCCGAGACCAATGTCGCCTCCGCATGCCTGGGCCTTGGGCTGATCCAGGTACCGCGATACCGCGTCGTTTCGGAACTGGCCAGCGGCGCCCTTGTCGAGGTGCTCGCCGACTTTCCGCCGTCACCCTTGCCAGTCCATGTGCTCTATTCGCACACCCGCCAGCTATCGCCCCGCCTGCGCGTGTTCATCGACTGGATGGCCGAACAGTTCCGCGAACGGACTTCGCGGGCCGAATGA
- the radC gene encoding RadC family protein translates to MGTMSDDERSFFSEAPIRPPAKASAIEEKPHYLGHRDRLRERFASAGPDALPDYELLELLLFRLIPRADTKPVAKALLARFGTLAEVLGAPVGLLQEVKGIGPAVALDLKVVAATAQRMARSEILGRELLSSWTQVLDYCRSAMAFEQREQFRILFLDKKNALIADEVQQVGTVDHTPVYPREVVKRALELSATAIILVHNHPSGDPTPSRADIEMTKEIIDAGKRLGISVHDHIIIGKKGYSSMKGLLLI, encoded by the coding sequence ATGGGGACGATGAGCGACGACGAACGGAGTTTCTTCTCCGAAGCACCGATCCGACCGCCGGCAAAGGCCTCGGCGATCGAGGAAAAGCCGCACTATCTCGGCCATCGCGACCGCTTGCGCGAGCGCTTTGCCAGCGCCGGCCCGGACGCCCTGCCCGACTACGAGCTTCTGGAACTCCTGCTTTTTCGGCTGATCCCGCGCGCGGATACCAAGCCGGTCGCCAAGGCATTGCTGGCGCGCTTCGGCACGCTGGCCGAGGTGCTTGGCGCGCCCGTCGGCCTGCTGCAGGAGGTCAAGGGCATCGGGCCAGCGGTAGCACTCGACCTGAAGGTTGTGGCGGCGACGGCACAGCGCATGGCGCGCAGCGAGATCCTGGGCCGTGAACTCCTGTCGTCATGGACGCAGGTTCTCGACTATTGCCGCTCGGCCATGGCCTTCGAGCAGCGCGAGCAGTTCCGCATTCTGTTCCTCGACAAGAAAAACGCTCTGATCGCCGACGAGGTGCAGCAGGTCGGCACGGTCGATCACACGCCGGTCTATCCCCGGGAAGTCGTCAAGCGTGCGCTTGAACTGTCGGCCACGGCGATCATCCTGGTGCACAACCATCCGTCGGGCGACCCGACGCCCTCGCGTGCCGACATCGAGATGACCAAGGAAATCATCGATGCCGGCAAGCGGCTGGGCATCTCCGTCCACGACCACATCATCATCGGCAAGAAAGGCTATTCGAGCATGAAGGGCCTGCTGCTGATCTGA
- a CDS encoding SDR family oxidoreductase has protein sequence MSKSIILVTGASSGFGLMTAKALAEAGHTVYASMRETKGRNAPQVAAVAAWAAEQKADLRTVELDVQSDASADAGIAHIIADGGRLDVIVHNAGHMVFGPAEAFTPDQFIQQYNVNVLGAQRVNRAALPHLRRQHKGLLVWVGSSSTRGGTPPFLGPYFAAKAAMDALAVTYSTELALWGIETTIMVPGAFTKGTNHFAHSGKPSDAVRVAEYEAGPYAGIADKALKGLAGQEPADADPSEVARQIVRVVDAPFGKRPFRVHVDPSQDGAEIVNGVADRMRREMYRNIDLENLLHPAVIA, from the coding sequence GTGTCCAAGTCCATCATCCTCGTCACCGGCGCCTCGTCGGGCTTCGGCCTCATGACCGCCAAGGCCTTGGCCGAGGCAGGCCACACCGTCTACGCCTCGATGCGCGAGACCAAGGGCCGCAATGCACCCCAGGTCGCCGCCGTCGCCGCTTGGGCGGCCGAACAGAAGGCGGATCTGCGCACCGTCGAACTCGATGTGCAGTCCGACGCGTCGGCCGATGCCGGCATCGCCCACATCATTGCCGATGGGGGCAGATTGGACGTCATCGTCCATAATGCCGGCCATATGGTGTTCGGCCCAGCCGAAGCTTTCACCCCTGATCAGTTCATCCAGCAGTATAACGTCAATGTTCTGGGCGCCCAGCGGGTCAACCGGGCTGCGCTGCCGCATCTGCGCCGTCAGCACAAAGGCCTGCTGGTCTGGGTCGGCTCCTCCTCGACGCGCGGCGGCACCCCGCCATTCCTGGGCCCCTATTTCGCGGCCAAGGCGGCGATGGACGCGCTGGCGGTGACCTATTCCACCGAGCTTGCGCTGTGGGGCATCGAGACGACCATCATGGTCCCGGGCGCCTTCACCAAGGGTACCAACCATTTCGCGCATTCGGGCAAGCCATCCGATGCGGTGCGGGTCGCCGAATATGAAGCCGGCCCCTATGCCGGCATCGCCGACAAGGCGCTGAAGGGGCTGGCGGGACAGGAGCCCGCCGACGCCGATCCGTCGGAAGTGGCGCGGCAGATCGTGCGCGTCGTGGATGCGCCGTTCGGCAAGCGTCCGTTCCGGGTTCATGTCGATCCGTCACAGGACGGCGCGGAGATCGTCAACGGCGTCGCCGACCGCATGCGCCGCGAGATGTACCGCAATATCGACCTCGAAAACCTGCTCCATCCGGCTGTAATCGCCTGA
- the choX gene encoding choline ABC transporter substrate-binding protein: protein MRRLVATIIVACSMGFASPLLAADQESCKALRLSDLGWTDIALTNATVSAIADALGYHPEQNLLGLNVTYEMLKAGNIDAFLGNWRPAQDDEFKSYFDDGSVVPVGTNLVGAKYTLAVPTYVADAGVRSFDDLAAHADKFGGKIYGIEPGTNKPLLDMVAADRHGLKPWEIVESSEAAMLAQVQRSIPKKDWIVFLGWQPHPMNTHFDMTYLTGGDVEFGPNFGGATVRTIVRRDYPANCPNLTRLLSNIAFDIDYENAGMDMIMNQGKTADEAARAMMAGHPQMLQKWLDGVTTFDGSPALPVVQAAIGK from the coding sequence ATGAGAAGGCTCGTTGCCACAATCATTGTCGCTTGCAGCATGGGCTTTGCGAGCCCTTTGCTCGCAGCCGATCAGGAAAGCTGCAAGGCGCTTCGCCTGTCTGACCTCGGCTGGACCGACATCGCCCTGACCAACGCGACTGTCTCCGCGATCGCCGACGCGCTTGGCTACCACCCGGAGCAAAATCTGCTGGGCCTGAACGTCACCTACGAGATGCTGAAGGCGGGGAACATCGATGCATTCCTGGGCAACTGGCGCCCGGCACAGGATGACGAATTCAAATCCTACTTCGACGATGGCTCGGTGGTGCCGGTCGGAACCAATCTGGTGGGGGCGAAGTACACGCTCGCGGTGCCGACCTATGTGGCCGATGCAGGGGTTCGGTCCTTCGATGACCTGGCCGCGCATGCCGACAAGTTCGGCGGCAAGATCTACGGGATAGAACCCGGCACCAACAAGCCGTTGCTGGACATGGTGGCGGCGGATAGGCACGGGCTGAAACCCTGGGAAATCGTCGAATCGAGTGAAGCGGCGATGCTTGCCCAGGTCCAAAGGAGTATTCCGAAAAAGGACTGGATCGTATTCCTCGGCTGGCAGCCGCATCCGATGAATACACATTTCGACATGACCTACCTGACGGGCGGAGATGTCGAGTTCGGACCAAACTTCGGCGGCGCCACGGTCCGAACAATCGTACGGCGCGATTATCCGGCTAACTGTCCCAACCTCACCCGGCTGCTGTCGAACATCGCCTTCGACATCGACTACGAAAATGCCGGAATGGACATGATCATGAACCAGGGCAAGACGGCCGACGAAGCCGCGCGTGCCATGATGGCTGGTCACCCGCAGATGCTGCAGAAATGGCTGGACGGCGTGACCACCTTTGACGGCAGCCCCGCCTTGCCTGTGGTGCAGGCCGCGATCGGGAAATAG
- a CDS encoding arginase family protein, protein MPTHPGFLDFPADLPGGVQPRIVLFGAPHGSTYPGADPSGFAGAAAAIRAASQGDTQFLDSWDFDLGGPLFESGGPCCVDAGDLPTSALDNAGNRKLIEDKTRAILAAGATPVMIGGDDSVPIPFIAGFADHGPIWILQIDAHIDWRDERYGEPLGYSSTMRRASEMPHVAGIVQAGIRGVGSARPLEVETARRWGAHLVTAREIHAEGIEAALRHIPMGAHVVVTLDCDGLDPSVMPGVAGRAPGGLTYQQAIGLIEGVSQRGSLAGFDLIEFQTSADIDGVTALTAARLLVNAIGRIVRQV, encoded by the coding sequence ATGCCCACGCATCCCGGCTTTCTCGATTTTCCCGCAGATCTGCCCGGCGGCGTGCAACCGCGCATCGTGCTGTTCGGCGCGCCGCATGGTAGCACCTATCCCGGCGCCGATCCTTCGGGTTTCGCCGGCGCGGCGGCGGCCATCCGGGCTGCCAGCCAGGGCGATACGCAGTTCCTCGACAGCTGGGACTTCGACCTTGGCGGCCCGCTTTTCGAGAGTGGTGGGCCTTGCTGCGTCGATGCCGGCGACCTGCCCACCTCTGCCCTCGACAATGCCGGAAATCGCAAGCTGATCGAAGACAAGACGCGCGCCATCCTCGCCGCCGGCGCCACACCGGTGATGATCGGCGGCGATGATTCCGTGCCCATTCCCTTCATCGCCGGCTTTGCCGATCATGGGCCAATCTGGATCCTGCAGATCGATGCCCATATCGACTGGCGCGACGAACGTTATGGCGAGCCCCTGGGCTATTCCAGCACCATGCGCCGGGCGAGCGAAATGCCGCATGTCGCCGGCATCGTGCAGGCGGGAATACGGGGCGTTGGCAGTGCCAGGCCCTTGGAAGTCGAGACGGCCAGGCGCTGGGGGGCGCATCTCGTCACGGCGCGGGAGATTCACGCCGAGGGTATCGAAGCCGCCCTCAGGCACATACCCATGGGCGCGCACGTCGTCGTGACCCTCGACTGCGACGGGCTCGATCCCAGCGTGATGCCGGGCGTCGCCGGCCGCGCGCCCGGCGGGCTGACCTATCAGCAGGCGATCGGACTGATCGAGGGGGTGAGCCAGCGCGGAAGCCTTGCCGGCTTCGACCTGATTGAATTCCAGACGTCCGCCGATATCGACGGCGTCACGGCGCTCACCGCCGCGCGCCTTCTCGTCAATGCGATTGGGCGTATCGTCAGGCAGGTTTGA
- a CDS encoding alcohol dehydrogenase catalytic domain-containing protein, translating to MASGLMSAAVMTAPGQPMRLACLPVPEAGPGEILVRLQACGVCHTDVHIWDGSVVPPHEARPSILGHEGVGTVVALGAGVTGWNVGDSAGVPWLHDTCGLCDECVSGAESFCQHQRAHGLQVPGAFAEYVVANARYAVPLQRDVDPLRMAPVMCAGVTAYGAIRRAQVRSGETVAIFGCGGLGLYAVQIAARQGARVIAVDRDPAKLARASMLGASAAFLADGTLNAAFDADHRAHACINFAPTTATWSAMVAAVRPRGRIVAAAMVSQDVPLNQEWLTATGVCITGTSVGTRGEMQETVAMHVDDPLRSEIVPIKLGDVTEALQSLAEGRAVGRFVIDFR from the coding sequence ATGGCGTCAGGATTGATGAGCGCTGCCGTCATGACAGCGCCCGGCCAGCCTATGCGGCTGGCCTGCCTCCCAGTGCCGGAAGCCGGACCCGGCGAGATACTGGTCCGCCTGCAGGCCTGCGGCGTCTGCCACACCGATGTCCACATCTGGGATGGCAGCGTTGTGCCGCCGCATGAGGCGAGGCCGTCCATTCTGGGTCATGAGGGGGTGGGGACCGTCGTGGCACTTGGTGCAGGCGTCACCGGCTGGAACGTTGGCGACAGTGCCGGCGTCCCCTGGCTGCACGACACGTGCGGGCTCTGTGACGAATGCGTGTCCGGCGCGGAGTCCTTTTGCCAGCATCAGCGCGCGCACGGTCTGCAGGTTCCCGGTGCTTTCGCAGAATATGTGGTCGCGAATGCACGCTACGCCGTGCCGCTGCAGCGTGATGTCGATCCCTTGCGGATGGCGCCGGTCATGTGCGCTGGCGTAACCGCCTACGGCGCGATCCGCCGGGCCCAGGTCCGATCGGGTGAAACGGTCGCGATCTTCGGCTGCGGCGGTCTCGGCCTCTATGCTGTCCAGATCGCGGCACGGCAGGGCGCGCGCGTCATTGCGGTGGACCGCGACCCCGCAAAGCTTGCGCGGGCAAGCATGCTCGGTGCTTCGGCGGCTTTTCTTGCCGACGGCACGCTGAATGCCGCCTTCGACGCGGATCATAGGGCGCATGCCTGCATCAATTTCGCACCGACAACCGCGACCTGGAGCGCGATGGTTGCGGCGGTGAGGCCGCGCGGCCGCATCGTGGCCGCGGCCATGGTCTCGCAAGACGTTCCCCTCAACCAGGAATGGCTGACCGCAACCGGCGTCTGCATTACCGGGACGAGTGTCGGCACGCGTGGCGAGATGCAGGAAACGGTTGCCATGCATGTGGACGATCCACTGCGTTCCGAGATCGTCCCTATCAAGCTCGGCGATGTCACGGAAGCCCTGCAGAGCCTGGCTGAAGGCCGGGCCGTGGGCCGTTTCGTCATCGATTTTCGTTGA
- the choW gene encoding choline ABC transporter permease subunit yields the protein MDPFLKLIGSAKIPVGAGGKVFFNYLTTNFAWFFDTIAQGATWMLDSLIGVFLWLPPELVIAAIAFVGWYFQRSWKLALGITLGLLFIANQGLWKESIETLVLVVTATAASMLIGVPIGIWAAHNQRGYRLLQPVLDMMQTLPTFVYLVPVLILFGLGMAPGLIVTVIFAAPTPIRLTYLGIVSVPRPILESGIAFGATKWQLLWKIEFPAALPTIVAGLTQCIMLSLSMVVFAALIGAKGLGAPIVRALNSVNVPLGLEAGLAIVVLAIILDRTSRIGSPGVP from the coding sequence ATGGATCCGTTCCTGAAACTGATCGGAAGCGCCAAGATTCCGGTAGGGGCTGGCGGAAAGGTCTTCTTTAATTACCTCACCACGAATTTTGCCTGGTTCTTCGACACCATCGCGCAAGGCGCCACATGGATGCTGGACAGCTTGATCGGCGTGTTCCTGTGGTTGCCACCTGAACTGGTGATTGCCGCGATCGCCTTTGTCGGCTGGTATTTCCAGAGGTCCTGGAAGCTGGCGCTCGGCATCACGCTTGGTCTGCTGTTCATCGCCAACCAGGGGCTGTGGAAAGAGTCGATCGAAACTTTGGTTCTTGTTGTAACCGCGACAGCGGCATCGATGCTGATCGGCGTGCCCATCGGTATCTGGGCGGCGCACAACCAGCGCGGCTACCGCTTGCTGCAGCCTGTATTGGACATGATGCAGACGCTGCCCACCTTCGTCTATCTGGTTCCCGTCCTGATATTGTTCGGGCTTGGAATGGCGCCCGGCCTGATCGTGACGGTGATATTTGCCGCGCCGACACCCATCCGGCTGACCTATCTCGGCATCGTCTCCGTCCCCAGGCCGATCCTTGAATCGGGCATCGCGTTCGGAGCCACGAAATGGCAGCTCTTGTGGAAGATCGAGTTTCCCGCCGCTTTGCCCACCATCGTCGCCGGGCTGACCCAGTGCATCATGCTGTCGCTTTCCATGGTCGTCTTCGCCGCCTTGATCGGCGCCAAGGGGCTTGGGGCCCCGATCGTTCGTGCCCTCAACTCGGTCAACGTTCCGCTCGGTCTCGAGGCCGGCCTGGCGATCGTGGTGCTGGCGATCATACTGGACCGGACAAGCCGGATTGGGTCACCGGGCGTGCCATGA
- a CDS encoding SDR family oxidoreductase — protein sequence MTTQTNKVAIITGASGGIGAAVAERLAMDGFTVVVNYAGNAASAEAVVARIEAAGGRAVAAKADISDVAAVARMFDSAETAFGGVDVLINNAGIMSLATIKDSDDALFDRHIAVNLKGTFNTLREAARRLRDGGRIVNFSSSVVGMLQPGYGVYAATKAAVEAMTSILAKELRGRNITVNAIAPGPTATKLFLDGKPQEVIDRLSKMAPLERLGQPQDIADAVAFLAGPDGAWINGQTLRANGGII from the coding sequence ATGACCACCCAGACCAATAAAGTAGCCATCATCACCGGCGCCTCGGGCGGCATCGGCGCCGCCGTTGCCGAACGCCTCGCCATGGACGGCTTCACCGTCGTGGTGAACTATGCCGGCAATGCCGCCTCGGCCGAGGCCGTGGTCGCCAGGATCGAAGCGGCCGGCGGCCGGGCCGTCGCGGCGAAGGCCGACATCTCGGATGTCGCCGCGGTCGCCCGCATGTTCGACTCGGCGGAAACCGCCTTCGGCGGCGTCGATGTGCTGATCAACAATGCCGGCATCATGAGCCTAGCGACAATCAAGGACAGCGACGATGCGCTGTTCGACCGCCACATCGCGGTCAACCTGAAAGGCACCTTCAACACGCTGCGCGAGGCGGCACGTCGCCTGCGCGATGGCGGCCGGATCGTGAATTTCTCATCCAGCGTCGTCGGTATGCTGCAGCCGGGCTATGGCGTCTATGCCGCTACCAAGGCGGCGGTCGAGGCCATGACCAGCATCCTCGCCAAGGAACTGCGCGGCCGCAACATCACGGTCAACGCCATCGCCCCGGGGCCGACGGCGACCAAGCTCTTCCTCGACGGCAAGCCGCAAGAGGTGATCGACCGCCTGTCGAAGATGGCGCCGCTCGAACGCCTCGGCCAGCCCCAGGACATCGCCGACGCCGTCGCCTTCCTCGCCGGTCCGGACGGCGCCTGGATCAACGGCCAGACCCTGCGCGCCAATGGCGGGATCATCTGA
- the betI gene encoding transcriptional regulator BetI, producing MQSAAPKTKTRIEDIRRIELIEAAHRVFLTDGLNGLTTTRICREAGMSQGILTYYFKNKEEVLFEMVRYANRLLMDDVVTRLRRANSNWERLKAIFEGNFPEEHYVANTANAWSSFYAAAASNERYAMLQQLFYRRLRSNLASALANILSAAQLDHFTNGVAALIDGLWLRRGRSDDLTASEAIRLLVEYAEKMLGPEVVEKLQRPGPTGP from the coding sequence ATGCAATCCGCTGCCCCCAAGACAAAAACCCGCATCGAGGATATCAGGCGCATCGAGCTCATCGAGGCGGCGCACAGGGTGTTCCTGACGGACGGATTGAATGGCCTGACGACCACGCGCATCTGCCGGGAGGCAGGGATGTCGCAGGGAATCCTGACCTACTATTTCAAGAACAAGGAAGAAGTCCTGTTCGAAATGGTTCGCTACGCCAACCGCTTGCTGATGGACGATGTGGTGACACGACTGCGCCGGGCGAATTCGAACTGGGAACGACTCAAGGCAATCTTTGAAGGCAATTTTCCCGAAGAGCACTACGTCGCCAACACCGCCAACGCCTGGAGCTCGTTTTACGCGGCGGCAGCGTCGAATGAACGATATGCCATGCTCCAGCAGCTTTTCTACCGCCGGCTTCGGTCGAACCTGGCGTCGGCGCTCGCCAACATTCTCTCGGCCGCCCAGCTTGATCACTTCACCAATGGCGTTGCCGCGCTGATCGACGGCCTGTGGCTGAGACGAGGCCGCAGCGATGACCTGACTGCGAGCGAAGCCATACGGCTCCTCGTTGAATACGCCGAAAAGATGCTTGGTCCGGAGGTCGTGGAAAAACTCCAGAGACCAGGCCCAACCGGACCCTGA